The Coffea arabica cultivar ET-39 chromosome 8e, Coffea Arabica ET-39 HiFi, whole genome shotgun sequence genome window below encodes:
- the LOC140012656 gene encoding uncharacterized protein: MYKEIIYGPEDAVPLASNNHEGIVIEVITCNYKVKKVYIDNGSTIDVLYYKTFKELQLEEKQFIPIRTPLIGFAGPPVRSKGMITLMIMVGLSPKCRTVPMNLAVVKESSSYNMILGQPTLNALRAVCSTLHLSMKFPMPAGVAKVLGDPEVVRACYIVTLKGKEKLVAQAAYLEP, from the coding sequence ATGTACAAAGAGATCATTTACGGACCTGAAGATGCAGTACCACTTGCTTCCAATAATCACGAGGGCATCGTGATAGAAGTTATAACATGCAACTACAAAGTCAAGAAGGTATACATAGACAATGGAAGCACCATTGACGTGCTATACTACAAGACCTTCAAAGAATTGCAGTTAGAAGAAAAGCAGTTCATCCCAATCCGAACTCCCTTGATTGGTTTCGCAGGTCCGCCGGTAAGATCTAAGGGAATGATAACTCTCATGATCATGGTAGGGCTGTCGCCGAAATGCCGAACTGTCCCAATGAACTTGGCAGTGGTAAAGGAGTCATCGTCATACAACATGATTCTGGGACAACCTACTCTGAACGCACTCCGAGCTGTCTGCTCAACTCTGCACCTTAGTATGAAATTTCCCATGCCGGCGGGAGTAGCTAAGGTGCTAGGGGATCCAGAGGTAGTTCGGGCTTGCTACATTGTAACTCTTAAGGGCAAGGAGAAACTGGTAGCTCAAGCGGCCTACCTAGAACCTTAG